The nucleotide sequence CGATGCGGGTATTTGGTCATGTTTCATTCTACCGTCTGGGCGACAGTTTCAAAACCCGTATCGAACTGGCGCAGAGCGGTGTACATAAGCCTCGGCAGGCTGGCATCAGTGGCTCTGTAACGGAAGGTGCCGATTCCATTGTCCTATCAGGAGGATACGAAGATGATGAGGATTTTGGCCAGATCTGATTCTGTATACAGGGTATGGAGGACGCGATCTGAAATCCGGTAAGCAGGTTGCTGACCAGCAACTAGTTGGCTACAATCTGGCACTGGCACAAAACGTCGCAACTGGCCTGCCAGTGCGCGTTATCCGCGGGGCAAATAGTCATTCACCTTATGCACCCGCAACTGGCTACCGGTATGACGGTCTGTACCGCGTTACGCAATACTGGATGGAGAAAGGAAAATCTGGTTTTACAATCTGGCGTTATCGGCTGGAGCAGATTCAGGATCCAGAGGCTGTTAACGATGAGGTAAGTGAGCCAGAGAGTACCTATCTGGCAACTCCACGGGCCGTGCAAATTATACAACGAATTGTGAGAGATACGGCCTTAAGCCGTTACGTTAAGACGTTGTATAAGTACACCTGCCAGGTTTGTCAGGTACGCCTAATTACCAATGCCGGTTTTTATGCGGAAGCTGCACACATTCAGCCCTTAGGGAATCCACATAATGGTCCGGATAACTTAGGCAATTTGCTATGTCTGTGTCCTAACCACCACGCGCAACTTGACTTGGGCGGCTATTCAATAAGTGACGATCTGCAATTACTTGGCTTGGATGGCCGGCTTATGGTTGATGCTCGTAGGCACCGTATCGCCACCGAGTTTGTTCGGTACCATAGAGAGCATTTTTACCTCAATCGCTAATTCACAAATTAGAGTTATTGATTGTAATCCGCTCCAGACAGTACGTTACGTAATCGCCCGATTGAATGCATAGATTGCCGTCAGTGGAAAGATTATATAGATAAACCCAGCAGGTAAGCGTCTCGGTGCCGCAGCGAACGGGAATGAGCGTTCTGACGTATTCCGTTGGCTGCTGGAAGCTCTCTCCTACTCCTTCGTATTCGTCCAGGCGATCTAGTAGCTGGTATTTGTCATTTCCAAGCTGGTATACAGTGCCCCATACCCTTGTCTGGCTGTCGGGTTGATAAAGAGCGCCGGGGTAAGTTCCTAAATCGACCAGCAGCCCTGGGAAAGTGCCCTCGCCGACGTATTGGCTATGCTGACGGAGATATTGGGCAGGAGAATTAGTAAAACCCGGTCGCAACGTGCCGTAGACGATGAGAAAATCAGAATCATCAGCCATATTGACTAAAAAATCTTGTCTGTTTGTATGACAAACTCCGCAACTTTGGCGTTAAGCATAAAACGACCTTTCACTATGAAAAAGACGAAAGTACTGCTATTACTCTCTGCGTCGCTGATACTGGTCGAGATTCCGTTTGAAACGATGGCTTCGGCGAGTGAAACCAAGTCTGAAATGACGACCATTGGCCGTAAGCGGAAAGGTTATAAACCCCGTCGGGGAGGGCTCTTCAATACGGGTCTGTTTAAGAAGAAAAACCCCTGCGGCTGCCCGAATCATTAAGCTAATGTTAAGAAATTGGATTTATAACAGAGTCGGGCCTTATTAAGGCCCTTTTTTTGTTTTATTAATTGTAAAATTCTGGGTTTCAGCGTAAAATTTTGTATCTTTGCGGTTTGAAACTGGCTTGAACTGTGGTTCGTGTGATTCAATTGATTACGCTAACTCGGAGGGAATCATAGTTCAGCAGATAAATCACCAGAATCACAGCTCAGACTGTATGCAATCAATTCGCAACATAGCTATTATAGCTCACGTCGACCACGGCAAAACAACCCTGGTTGACAAAATTATTCACGCGTCGAAACTCTTCCGGGAGAACCAGGAGTTTGGCGACCTGATCCTCGACAACAACGATCTTGAGCGCGAACGGGGTATTACCATCGTTTCGAAGAACGTTTCGGTACGCTACAAGGACGTAAAAATCAACATTATCGACACCCCGGGCCACAGTGACTTCGGTGGTGAGGTAGAGCGCGTTCTAAAAATGGCGGATGGCGTCTGCCTGCTGGTTGACGCTTTTGAAGGCCCGATGCCCCAAACCCGTTTCGTACTCAGCAAGGCCCTGCAACTGGGTCTGAAG is from Spirosoma taeanense and encodes:
- a CDS encoding YDG/SRA domain-containing protein is translated as MSKAMSMRVFGHVSFYRLGDSFKTRIELAQSGVHKPRQAGISGSVTEGADSIVLSGGYEDDEDFGQI
- a CDS encoding HNH endonuclease — translated: MEKGKSGFTIWRYRLEQIQDPEAVNDEVSEPESTYLATPRAVQIIQRIVRDTALSRYVKTLYKYTCQVCQVRLITNAGFYAEAAHIQPLGNPHNGPDNLGNLLCLCPNHHAQLDLGGYSISDDLQLLGLDGRLMVDARRHRIATEFVRYHREHFYLNR
- a CDS encoding gamma-glutamylcyclotransferase family protein, giving the protein MADDSDFLIVYGTLRPGFTNSPAQYLRQHSQYVGEGTFPGLLVDLGTYPGALYQPDSQTRVWGTVYQLGNDKYQLLDRLDEYEGVGESFQQPTEYVRTLIPVRCGTETLTCWVYLYNLSTDGNLCIQSGDYVTYCLERITINNSNL